In one Oscillospiraceae bacterium genomic region, the following are encoded:
- the eda gene encoding ketohydroxyglutarate aldolase, with amino-acid sequence MTIMERIHATYLVPVVVMDDAARAVDTARALLAGGVDVMEITLRTPAGLDAIEAVAKNVPEMLVGAGTVLSLDKCRQAVQRGAKFIVSPGYDPGIVDWCVANGVDVLPGCVTPTEITAAMNAGLSVVKFFPASVYGGLKAIKALSGPFQGIRFVPTGGVGPANLAEFVTPAVFAIGGGWLCEKGAINSGDWAAITEACRQSVAVVREQQG; translated from the coding sequence ATGACAATTATGGAGCGCATCCACGCCACCTATCTGGTGCCCGTGGTCGTGATGGACGACGCCGCGCGGGCGGTGGACACCGCCCGGGCCCTGCTGGCCGGCGGGGTGGACGTGATGGAGATTACCCTGCGCACTCCCGCCGGGCTGGACGCCATTGAGGCGGTGGCCAAAAACGTCCCCGAAATGCTGGTGGGCGCGGGCACCGTGCTCTCCCTGGATAAGTGCAGGCAGGCCGTGCAGCGGGGGGCCAAATTCATCGTCTCCCCGGGCTACGACCCGGGCATCGTGGACTGGTGCGTGGCCAACGGCGTGGACGTGCTGCCCGGCTGCGTGACCCCCACCGAGATCACCGCCGCCATGAACGCGGGGCTGTCCGTGGTCAAGTTCTTCCCCGCCAGCGTGTACGGCGGGCTGAAGGCCATCAAGGCCCTCTCCGGCCCCTTCCAGGGCATCAGGTTCGTCCCCACCGGCGGGGTGGGCCCGGCCAACCTGGCCGAGTTCGTCACCCCCGCGGTTTTCGCCATCGGCGGCGGCTGGCTTTGCGAGAAGGGTGCGATCAACAGCGGCGACTGGGCGGCCATCACCGAGGCCTGCCGGCAGTCTGTTGCGGTGGTCAGGGAGCAGCAGGGCTAG
- a CDS encoding phosphotriesterase, whose product MKYVMTVLGPVAPQALGFCQSHEHLCILDGQSARCNPALRIDDPQASRLELEDYRAAGGGAVVDAQPVGCGRDAEFLARISRESGVHVVASTGFHKLMFYPEDHWIFRWDEDALAELYRGELAEGMFAPCDGAPPARRTAIRAGQIKTALDAEGLTPRYKKLFRAAARAQTATGAPLMVHTEFGSDPGALADFLEGQGVDLTRVIFCHMDRTVAGPERHAALCRRGIAMEYDTVARGKYHGDGREVELVRLLLDGGLEDRLLMSLDVTRARLRRYGGEVGLCYILETFLPLLRACGVSGAQINRIFYQNPMERFAIE is encoded by the coding sequence ATGAAATACGTCATGACCGTGCTGGGGCCGGTGGCCCCGCAGGCGCTGGGCTTCTGCCAGAGCCATGAGCACCTGTGCATCCTGGACGGGCAGTCCGCCCGCTGCAATCCCGCCCTGCGCATCGACGACCCGCAGGCCAGCCGGCTGGAGCTGGAGGACTACCGCGCCGCCGGGGGCGGGGCGGTGGTGGACGCCCAGCCCGTGGGCTGCGGCCGGGATGCGGAGTTCCTGGCGCGGATCTCCCGGGAGAGCGGGGTGCATGTGGTGGCCTCCACCGGCTTCCACAAGCTCATGTTCTACCCGGAGGACCACTGGATCTTCCGCTGGGACGAGGACGCGCTGGCCGAGCTCTACCGCGGCGAGCTGGCCGAGGGCATGTTCGCCCCCTGCGACGGCGCGCCCCCGGCCCGGCGCACCGCAATCCGGGCCGGACAGATCAAGACGGCGCTGGACGCGGAGGGCCTCACCCCCCGCTATAAAAAGCTCTTCCGCGCCGCCGCCCGGGCCCAAACCGCCACGGGCGCGCCGCTGATGGTGCACACCGAGTTCGGCTCCGACCCCGGGGCCCTGGCGGATTTCCTGGAGGGACAGGGGGTGGACCTGACCCGGGTCATCTTCTGCCACATGGACCGCACGGTGGCCGGGCCGGAGCGGCACGCCGCCCTTTGCCGCCGGGGGATCGCCATGGAGTACGACACCGTGGCCCGGGGCAAGTACCACGGCGACGGGCGGGAGGTGGAGCTGGTGCGCCTGCTGCTGGACGGCGGGCTGGAGGACAGGCTGCTCATGTCCCTGGACGTGACCCGCGCCCGGCTCAGGCGCTACGGCGGTGAGGTGGGCCTGTGCTACATCCTGGAGACCTTTTTGCCCCTGCTGCGCGCCTGCGGCGTGAGCGGGGCGCAGATAAACCGCATTTTTTACCAAAACCCCATGGAGCGCTTTGCAATCGAATAG
- a CDS encoding ArsC family transcriptional regulator has translation MLFVCYPKCSTCQKARRWLDDHGISYELRDIKEQRPNQAELSAWHLASGLPLRRFFNTSGLLYKELALKDKLPGMSEAEQLSLLATDGMLVKRPILVGNGVVLVGFKEAEWAEKLL, from the coding sequence ATGCTATTTGTCTGTTACCCCAAATGCAGTACCTGCCAGAAGGCCCGCCGCTGGCTGGACGACCACGGGATCTCCTACGAGCTGCGGGACATCAAGGAACAGCGGCCCAACCAGGCCGAGCTGAGCGCCTGGCACCTGGCCAGCGGCCTGCCCCTGCGCCGCTTCTTCAACACCAGCGGCCTGCTGTACAAGGAGCTGGCGCTCAAGGACAAGCTGCCCGGCATGAGCGAGGCCGAGCAGCTCTCCCTGCTCGCCACCGACGGGATGCTGGTCAAGCGCCCCATCTTGGTGGGGAACGGCGTGGTGCTGGTGGGCTTCAAGGAGGCCGAGTGGGCCGAAAAGCTGCTGTAA
- the malS gene encoding alpha-amylase — MGRKAAVKQGKQVRFMANSTPPGLRNQVIYSVYVRAHSPEGNFAGVARDLDRIRALGTDIVWLMPIHPIGKARRKGALGCPYAVRDFRAVNPEYGTLDDLRALLEAIHARGMRCIIDVVYNHTSPDSILARTHPEWFHHGPDGAPAPRIADWSDVVDLDYAHAPLWDYQIDTLKAWAALVDGFRCDVASLVPAAFWRRARAEVEPIRPGCIWLGESVEAAFVKENRDRGVPVWSDGELYTAFDLLYDYDIWAQFDAAAAGRAPLSRWVDAVNRQEWTYPAGYCKLRCLENHDNPRAAHRFPNRAALACWTALQFFLKGTPLIYAGQEACDPRTPSLFEREAVDWSGPDLSPLIRRLAQLKRDPLFADGAFSLTALDSQGAVVGRYAGEGRALTGVFPLRGMCAPLPVPLADGTYEDLIGGGLVTVTGGALDPRGRPVLISAP, encoded by the coding sequence GTGGGCCGAAAAGCTGCTGTAAAGCAGGGAAAGCAGGTGCGTTTTATGGCGAACTCCACCCCGCCCGGCCTGCGCAATCAGGTTATTTACTCCGTCTACGTCCGCGCCCACAGCCCGGAGGGCAATTTTGCCGGGGTGGCGCGGGATCTGGACCGCATCCGCGCCCTGGGCACGGACATCGTGTGGCTCATGCCCATCCACCCCATCGGCAAGGCGCGCCGCAAGGGCGCCCTGGGCTGCCCCTACGCCGTGAGGGACTTTCGGGCGGTGAACCCGGAGTACGGCACCCTGGACGATTTGCGCGCCCTGCTGGAGGCCATCCACGCGCGGGGCATGAGGTGCATCATCGACGTGGTGTACAACCACACCTCCCCCGACTCCATTCTGGCCCGGACCCACCCGGAGTGGTTCCACCACGGCCCGGACGGCGCGCCCGCGCCCCGGATCGCCGATTGGAGCGACGTGGTGGACCTGGACTACGCCCACGCCCCCCTCTGGGACTACCAGATCGACACGCTGAAGGCCTGGGCCGCCCTGGTGGACGGCTTCCGCTGCGACGTGGCCTCCCTGGTGCCGGCGGCGTTCTGGCGCCGGGCCAGGGCCGAGGTGGAGCCGATCCGCCCCGGCTGCATCTGGCTGGGGGAGTCGGTGGAGGCCGCCTTCGTCAAGGAGAACCGGGACCGGGGCGTCCCCGTCTGGTCGGACGGGGAGCTCTACACCGCCTTCGACCTGCTCTACGACTACGACATCTGGGCGCAGTTTGACGCCGCAGCAGCCGGCCGCGCCCCCCTGAGCCGCTGGGTGGACGCGGTGAACCGCCAGGAGTGGACCTACCCCGCCGGGTACTGCAAGCTGCGCTGCCTGGAAAACCACGACAACCCCCGCGCCGCCCACCGCTTCCCGAACCGGGCCGCGCTGGCGTGCTGGACCGCCCTGCAATTTTTCCTGAAGGGCACGCCCCTTATCTACGCGGGCCAGGAGGCCTGCGATCCCCGCACCCCCAGCCTCTTTGAGCGGGAGGCCGTGGACTGGTCCGGGCCGGACCTTTCGCCCCTGATCCGCCGCCTGGCGCAGCTCAAGCGGGACCCCCTCTTCGCGGACGGGGCCTTCTCCCTCACCGCGCTGGACAGCCAGGGCGCGGTGGTGGGGCGGTACGCGGGGGAGGGCCGCGCCCTCACCGGGGTCTTTCCCCTGCGGGGCATGTGCGCCCCCCTGCCCGTGCCCCTGGCCGACGGCACCTATGAGGATCTGATTGGCGGCGGCCTCGTGACCGTAACCGGCGGGGCGCTGGACCCCCGCGGCAGGCCCGTGCTGATCTCCGCGCCCTAA
- the gntR gene encoding transcriptional regulator, giving the protein MDQGLSNIMLDKNVPIPLYYQLKKQLLELIELGALKPGDMLPAENDLCETLRVSRPTIRQAFKELVDEGYLIRYKAKGTFVATPKVKDQFLSKLESFNQEMLEKGKTPHTTVLSLEKLPGNPEYNEKLGLDYGAPLIHLSRLRAADEVQMVYLDTYLSYDRFPKLMDVDFTVHSLYAVLEERYNVRVDRAQREIEAVNARRQEAELLNVAPNKALCLVRTVSYTAASPQPVEYSVARYRGDLTKFAVEIYR; this is encoded by the coding sequence ATGGATCAGGGACTGAGCAACATCATGCTGGACAAGAACGTCCCCATTCCCTTGTACTACCAGCTGAAGAAGCAGCTCCTGGAGCTGATCGAGCTGGGCGCGCTGAAGCCGGGGGATATGCTCCCGGCGGAAAACGACCTGTGCGAGACCCTGCGGGTCAGCCGCCCCACCATCCGCCAGGCCTTCAAGGAGCTGGTAGACGAGGGCTATCTGATCCGCTACAAGGCCAAGGGCACCTTTGTGGCCACGCCCAAGGTGAAGGATCAGTTTTTGAGCAAGCTGGAGAGCTTCAACCAGGAGATGCTGGAGAAGGGGAAGACCCCCCACACCACCGTGCTCTCGCTGGAGAAGCTGCCCGGCAACCCGGAGTACAACGAGAAGCTGGGGCTGGACTACGGCGCGCCCCTGATCCACCTCAGCCGCCTGCGCGCGGCCGACGAGGTGCAGATGGTCTACCTGGACACCTACCTGTCCTACGACCGCTTCCCCAAGCTGATGGACGTGGACTTCACCGTCCACTCCCTGTACGCGGTGCTGGAGGAGCGCTACAACGTGCGGGTGGACCGGGCCCAGCGCGAGATCGAGGCCGTCAACGCCCGCAGGCAGGAGGCCGAGCTGCTGAACGTGGCCCCCAACAAGGCCCTTTGCCTGGTGCGCACGGTGTCCTACACCGCCGCCTCGCCCCAGCCCGTGGAGTACTCCGTGGCCCGCTACCGGGGGGATCTGACCAAGTTCGCCGTGGAAATTTACCGCTGA
- a CDS encoding xylulokinase, translated as MAQYILAHDLGTSGNKATLYRLDGTLMGSMVADYPTYYPNDGWVEQNADDWWGAVCSSTCALLERTGIAPADVACISFSAQMMGCLLVDGRGAPLRNMLIWADTRSAGQERYMLERVEPERGYRITGHRLSASYSAAKLLWVRDNQPELYAKAYKMLHAKDYIVFKLTGEFTTDYSDASGTNLLDIGKKQWSQELLDAFEIRPDLLPELFPSTHTAGGVSAQAARETGLLEGTPVVIGGGDGSCACVGAGVVRPGKAYNVVGSSSWISMAARAPYFDPQMRTFNWVHLDENLYTPCGTMQAAGYSYAWFRDTLGGEERAAAKLMGMSAYDVLNRGAELAGPGANGVLFLPYLLGERSPLWDHNARGAFIGLGISSTKGDMARAVLEGVGYNLKTILDILEQYDKIEDVIMIGGGTKGRLWLQILSDIWQKPLSVPRYLEEATSMGAAICGGVGIGAYPDFTVAEQLNRPVDFLSPDPSKAGMYETAYGFFRRAYDRLKPLYQDMAHTS; from the coding sequence ATGGCGCAGTACATCCTGGCCCACGATCTGGGCACCAGCGGCAACAAGGCCACCCTCTACCGCCTGGACGGCACCCTGATGGGCAGCATGGTGGCGGACTACCCGACGTATTACCCCAACGACGGCTGGGTGGAGCAGAACGCCGACGACTGGTGGGGGGCGGTGTGTTCCTCCACCTGCGCCCTGCTGGAGCGGACGGGGATCGCCCCCGCTGACGTGGCCTGCATCAGCTTCAGCGCCCAGATGATGGGCTGCCTGCTGGTGGACGGCAGGGGCGCGCCCCTGCGCAATATGCTCATCTGGGCGGACACCCGCAGCGCCGGGCAGGAGCGGTACATGCTGGAGCGGGTGGAGCCGGAGCGGGGCTACCGCATCACCGGCCACCGGCTGAGCGCCTCCTACTCGGCGGCCAAGCTGCTCTGGGTGCGGGACAACCAGCCGGAGCTGTACGCCAAGGCCTATAAGATGCTCCACGCCAAGGACTACATCGTATTCAAGCTCACGGGGGAGTTCACCACCGACTACTCCGACGCCTCGGGCACCAATCTGCTGGACATCGGGAAGAAGCAGTGGTCGCAGGAGCTGCTGGACGCCTTTGAGATCCGCCCCGATCTGCTGCCGGAGCTGTTCCCCTCCACCCACACGGCGGGGGGCGTCAGCGCCCAGGCCGCCCGGGAGACCGGGCTGCTGGAGGGCACGCCGGTGGTCATCGGCGGCGGCGACGGCTCCTGCGCCTGCGTGGGCGCGGGGGTGGTGCGCCCCGGCAAGGCCTACAACGTGGTGGGCTCCTCCTCCTGGATCTCCATGGCGGCGCGGGCGCCCTACTTCGACCCCCAGATGCGCACCTTCAACTGGGTCCACCTGGACGAGAACCTCTATACCCCCTGCGGCACCATGCAGGCGGCGGGGTACTCCTACGCTTGGTTCCGGGACACCCTGGGGGGCGAGGAGCGCGCCGCGGCCAAGCTGATGGGCATGAGCGCCTACGACGTGCTCAACCGGGGGGCGGAGCTGGCCGGGCCGGGCGCGAACGGCGTGCTGTTCCTGCCCTACCTGCTGGGCGAGCGCTCCCCGCTGTGGGACCACAACGCCCGGGGCGCGTTCATCGGCCTGGGCATCTCCAGCACCAAGGGGGACATGGCCCGGGCGGTGCTGGAGGGCGTGGGGTACAACCTGAAAACCATTCTGGACATCCTGGAACAATATGATAAAATAGAGGACGTCATTATGATTGGCGGGGGCACCAAGGGCAGGCTCTGGCTGCAAATTTTATCGGACATCTGGCAAAAGCCCCTGTCCGTGCCCCGCTACCTGGAGGAGGCCACCTCCATGGGGGCGGCCATCTGCGGCGGCGTGGGCATCGGGGCCTACCCGGACTTCACGGTGGCCGAGCAGCTCAACCGCCCGGTGGACTTCCTGTCCCCCGACCCGTCCAAGGCGGGTATGTACGAAACGGCCTACGGCTTTTTCCGCCGGGCATACGACCGGCTCAAGCCGCTCTACCAGGACATGGCGCACACTTCATAA